In the genome of Opitutia bacterium KCR 482, one region contains:
- a CDS encoding exosortase/archaeosortase family protein produces the protein MESRNQKPFTFSALPAQVKIAGAGLLLMAVSVCKILIPVWSKRQDYSFGYLTPLFVLYVLFDRKEKIAEFFEKRRGKSAPRGAASLAADFVFGGMFACGIATFLAFAFLFYLTQNRGVPGFTMTFALSFTIFASAYLLSGKDNSGMRPKTSERLAFVSMFVFPSFIWLIAAPLFQVVESRVSLFLLSIVAKVVFNIMTGLGFAAELHGNTIQFPSGSIGVADACSGIRSLTACIFAGSFLAAVFFEKTWKKVTLVILSMALAFFFNLCRALFLAFWAYQNGPDSISGTVHDAAGYVILGCTVAGLLLIGKILNINPVPEEFREDGKRKTD, from the coding sequence ATGGAATCCAGAAATCAAAAGCCGTTTACATTTTCGGCACTTCCCGCGCAGGTGAAAATTGCGGGCGCAGGGCTTTTGCTCATGGCGGTATCGGTCTGCAAAATTCTCATACCCGTTTGGAGCAAGCGGCAGGACTACTCTTTCGGATACCTCACCCCGCTTTTCGTCCTGTACGTACTGTTCGACAGAAAGGAGAAAATAGCCGAATTTTTTGAAAAACGCAGGGGAAAATCCGCCCCTCGCGGAGCGGCTTCGCTTGCGGCGGATTTCGTCTTCGGCGGAATGTTCGCATGCGGAATCGCCACGTTTTTGGCGTTTGCGTTCCTCTTTTACCTCACACAAAACCGCGGCGTCCCTGGATTCACAATGACGTTCGCGCTCTCGTTCACAATTTTTGCGTCGGCATATTTGCTTTCGGGCAAAGACAATTCCGGCATGCGCCCGAAAACGTCGGAAAGGCTTGCGTTTGTGTCGATGTTTGTTTTCCCGTCGTTCATATGGTTGATTGCAGCCCCGCTGTTTCAGGTTGTGGAAAGCAGAGTTAGCCTTTTTCTGCTTTCGATAGTTGCAAAAGTGGTCTTCAATATAATGACAGGACTGGGCTTCGCGGCGGAATTGCACGGCAACACGATACAATTTCCGAGCGGAAGCATCGGCGTCGCCGACGCATGCAGCGGTATACGCTCGCTAACCGCATGCATTTTTGCGGGAAGCTTTCTGGCGGCGGTGTTTTTCGAAAAGACGTGGAAAAAAGTCACGCTCGTAATTTTATCAATGGCGCTGGCATTTTTTTTCAATCTGTGCCGCGCGCTGTTCCTCGCATTCTGGGCATATCAAAACGGGCCCGACTCAATAAGCGGCACGGTACACGACGCCGCGGGCTATGTAATTTTGGGTTGCACTGTGGCGGGGCTTTTGCTCATAGGCAAAATTCTCAACATAAACCCCGTGCCCGAAGAATTCAGGGAAGACGGCAAGCGCAAGACGGATTAA
- a CDS encoding ATP-grasp domain-containing protein, which yields MNVLLACVGRRNYLVAYFKEALGRNGSVFGADSNRYASALSECDASFVVPYSNSSDYIPHLVGICRDNGVDLLVSLNDLDLPVIARHAADFSAVGTFAAVSSTRVVDICFDKMKSAEFLKSIGVGTLPSYVSIESAKSALERGEISFPFVVKPRWGSGSIMVECAENMRQLETSFNYVREKLHDTILKNAGEPSSDTSVIIQPKLSLPEYGLDIVNDFNGKNAAVFVKRKIRMRAGETDIAETCRIPELSALGAKIGGELGHIGNLDCDIFFDGKNAVVLEMNPRFGGGYPFTHSAGGNVPKAYLQWAGGETASSDCFSAFRVGEVYSKCEKLVRAF from the coding sequence ATGAACGTATTGCTGGCATGCGTGGGCAGACGGAATTACCTTGTCGCCTATTTCAAGGAAGCTCTTGGTCGGAACGGTTCGGTTTTCGGAGCCGATTCCAACCGCTATGCTTCGGCACTGTCGGAATGCGATGCGTCGTTTGTAGTTCCGTACTCGAATTCGTCCGATTATATCCCGCATCTCGTCGGTATTTGCAGGGACAACGGAGTCGATTTGCTGGTGTCTCTCAATGATTTGGACCTACCCGTGATTGCGCGCCATGCGGCGGATTTTAGCGCGGTGGGGACTTTTGCCGCCGTAAGCTCTACGCGCGTAGTCGATATTTGCTTCGACAAAATGAAATCCGCCGAATTTCTAAAATCAATCGGCGTCGGAACATTGCCGTCATATGTGTCGATAGAGTCGGCGAAGTCGGCTTTGGAACGCGGCGAAATTTCCTTTCCGTTCGTTGTAAAACCGCGCTGGGGTAGCGGTTCAATCATGGTCGAATGCGCGGAAAACATGCGGCAACTCGAAACTTCGTTCAATTACGTGCGGGAAAAGTTGCACGATACGATTCTGAAAAATGCGGGAGAACCCTCCTCCGACACTTCGGTGATTATCCAGCCGAAGCTCTCGCTTCCCGAATACGGGCTCGACATTGTAAACGACTTTAACGGAAAAAATGCCGCGGTTTTCGTTAAAAGAAAAATCCGCATGCGCGCGGGTGAAACGGACATTGCGGAAACCTGCCGCATTCCGGAGCTGTCGGCGTTGGGGGCGAAAATCGGCGGCGAACTCGGACATATCGGCAACTTGGATTGCGACATTTTCTTCGACGGCAAAAACGCCGTCGTATTGGAAATGAACCCGAGATTTGGCGGCGGGTATCCGTTTACGCATTCGGCGGGCGGAAATGTCCCGAAAGCATACTTGCAATGGGCGGGCGGCGAAACCGCATCTTCCGACTGTTTTTCCGCGTTCAGGGTCGGGGAAGTTTATTCAAAGTGCGAAAAACTTGTGAGGGCGTTTTGA
- a CDS encoding sugar transferase produces MYEKFFKRPIDFLGALMLIMLLLPVYIVLYILIIIFLGSPAIFRQERPGKGGKIFSVMKFRSMTNETDKDGNLLPDAQRLTKFGWLLRKSSLDEIPQLFNVLKGDMSFIGPRPLLVRYLPYYTKEEMRRHNVRPGITGLAQVNGRNAISWKAKFAYDIEYVDNITFLGDVKIVLKTVQKVLKRSDIIVGGGDFFDDERKREIENAREKSE; encoded by the coding sequence ATGTACGAAAAATTTTTCAAACGCCCGATTGATTTTCTCGGCGCATTAATGCTGATAATGCTTTTGCTGCCCGTCTACATTGTGCTCTATATTTTGATAATAATATTTCTCGGCAGCCCCGCCATATTCAGGCAGGAACGTCCAGGGAAAGGCGGAAAAATATTCAGTGTCATGAAATTCCGCTCCATGACAAACGAGACAGACAAAGACGGAAACCTTCTGCCCGATGCGCAGCGCCTCACAAAATTCGGCTGGCTTTTGAGAAAATCAAGCCTCGATGAAATCCCGCAGCTATTCAACGTGCTTAAAGGCGACATGTCGTTCATAGGCCCGCGTCCGCTCCTTGTCAGATACCTTCCATATTACACAAAAGAGGAAATGCGAAGACACAATGTAAGGCCGGGGATAACCGGACTTGCCCAAGTCAACGGCAGAAACGCCATTTCATGGAAGGCAAAATTTGCATACGACATCGAATACGTCGATAACATCACGTTTTTAGGCGACGTAAAAATAGTGCTGAAAACAGTGCAAAAAGTCTTGAAACGCTCGGATATAATCGTAGGCGGAGGGGATTTTTTCGACGACGAACGCAAACGCGAAATCGAAAACGCGCGGGAAAAGTCAGAATAA
- a CDS encoding SDR family oxidoreductase — protein MKILLTGASRGLGLKICEVLLARGDEVFAVSRRQSDALEKLGEQFPDKLRFKSADLSDADAARRAIFAADFVSPETVLGAFVNNAATAYDDIITNMNADKLRAMFEVNTFAPMILAKCAIRNMILHGTRGAIVHISSVSVHTGYKGLAMYAASKGALEAFSKNTAREWGVRGIRSNAVAAGFMQTDMSASLTEEQRAKIYARTSLKSATSAESVAKTVAYLLSDGAAAITGQTINADNGTI, from the coding sequence ATGAAAATTCTTCTAACGGGAGCGTCGAGGGGACTGGGGCTTAAAATTTGCGAAGTGCTGCTTGCGCGGGGCGACGAAGTTTTCGCCGTCAGCCGCAGGCAGTCGGACGCGCTGGAAAAACTCGGCGAACAATTCCCCGACAAACTCCGCTTCAAAAGCGCGGACCTCTCCGACGCCGACGCCGCTCGGCGCGCAATTTTCGCAGCCGACTTCGTCTCGCCCGAAACCGTCCTCGGCGCGTTCGTCAACAACGCCGCGACCGCCTACGACGACATCATCACAAACATGAACGCCGACAAGCTCCGCGCAATGTTCGAAGTCAACACGTTCGCGCCGATGATTCTTGCGAAATGCGCAATCCGCAACATGATTCTGCACGGAACGCGCGGAGCTATTGTCCACATTTCGTCGGTGAGCGTGCACACGGGCTACAAGGGACTTGCGATGTATGCGGCAAGCAAGGGCGCGTTGGAGGCGTTCTCGAAAAACACCGCAAGGGAATGGGGCGTCCGCGGGATACGCTCGAACGCGGTTGCGGCGGGCTTCATGCAGACCGACATGAGCGCGTCGCTAACGGAGGAGCAGCGGGCGAAAATCTACGCAAGAACGTCGCTCAAAAGCGCGACAAGCGCGGAGTCCGTGGCAAAGACGGTAGCCTACCTGCTCTCCGACGGCGCGGCGGCAATCACGGGGCAGACAATCAACGCCGACAACGGGACAATTTAA
- a CDS encoding O-antigen ligase family protein: MAFFCLNGVAMSVFAVLQKYCGVQAMYGVLYSASEMYGTFFLSNAAAAYLVLAMSANFAMSLECFRRGSVASAALYFAGAAICGVGAWYSESTFGFVSALAVSSLFVLICFYCALKKIVGNVSVSSAITLVVASLCVAIAWGYSESVGAEKLISENGGYCDRMLFYRETAGFIAKAPVWGYGGDCLRYKLAPRIVELQKKSGKISYSAPVHAHSDVLELVAEYGVVGALFVAIALVSVLADALCNRRNFSAVNMVVVAGLFVFFAHSAFDMNMLIPSNVAAFALLLPVCFSRFDGKEPRR, encoded by the coding sequence TTGGCTTTCTTCTGTCTCAACGGTGTTGCGATGTCCGTGTTTGCGGTTTTGCAAAAATATTGCGGGGTTCAGGCTATGTACGGCGTTTTGTATTCTGCGTCCGAGATGTACGGAACTTTTTTTCTCTCGAATGCCGCCGCCGCATATTTGGTCTTGGCGATGTCCGCCAATTTTGCGATGTCGTTGGAGTGTTTTCGTCGGGGCAGCGTTGCTTCCGCGGCATTGTACTTTGCGGGAGCTGCGATTTGCGGCGTCGGCGCATGGTATTCCGAGAGTACGTTCGGTTTTGTCTCCGCGCTTGCGGTGTCGTCGCTGTTTGTTTTGATTTGCTTTTATTGCGCTTTGAAGAAGATTGTCGGCAATGTCTCTGTTTCGTCCGCGATAACGTTGGTAGTTGCCTCGCTCTGCGTCGCCATTGCATGGGGATACTCCGAAAGTGTCGGTGCCGAAAAATTAATATCGGAAAATGGGGGGTATTGCGACAGAATGTTGTTTTATCGTGAAACTGCGGGGTTTATCGCAAAAGCCCCCGTTTGGGGCTACGGCGGCGATTGTCTGCGCTACAAGCTTGCGCCGAGAATCGTCGAGTTGCAAAAGAAGTCGGGAAAAATTTCATACTCGGCTCCCGTGCACGCGCATAGCGATGTCTTGGAGCTTGTTGCCGAATACGGGGTTGTAGGCGCACTTTTTGTGGCCATTGCGCTTGTCTCCGTGCTTGCGGACGCGCTCTGCAACCGGCGCAATTTTAGTGCGGTAAATATGGTTGTCGTTGCGGGGCTTTTTGTATTTTTTGCGCATTCGGCGTTTGATATGAACATGTTGATTCCTTCGAATGTTGCGGCGTTTGCATTGCTGTTGCCGGTTTGCTTCTCGCGATTCGACGGAAAGGAGCCGCGCAGATGA
- a CDS encoding glycosyltransferase family 4 protein — MERFGGMNILYYHQYFKFPYQAGGTRSFEIASELISRGHNVTMVCSYDKAFSTLKETAKGRYEGAVNGLKIIAFDIPYDNKMGLFKRAVAFAKFALRSASLVFTEKYDLLFATSTPISTAFPGILAKIFRPSKKFVFEIRDPWPDVPIAMGVKNPLFILPMKILELGAYNLADGLVGLSSGMVDIMKKRTRNKAKPIILAPNMSNIGQFVPTSDRAKNLDGLDDSLFTGIFAGAHGKVNNLGFLLDVAASLKKKGRTDIAILLIGDGREKPELERRAKAENLDNVKFYPPMPKTRIAEITAKCDVGLMVNSDIPLFHYGNSPNKYFEFLAAGLPMLTNMKGFVENGVKDNKCGLFSEPHDADAFADNFAFLADNPETCKEMGINARKLAETEYSRDIITKRVSALIEQVNPAKPC; from the coding sequence ATGGAAAGATTCGGGGGAATGAACATATTATACTACCACCAGTATTTCAAATTTCCCTATCAGGCGGGCGGAACGCGGTCTTTTGAAATCGCGTCTGAGTTGATTTCGAGAGGGCACAATGTCACGATGGTATGTTCATACGACAAGGCCTTCTCCACATTGAAAGAAACCGCCAAGGGCAGATACGAAGGAGCGGTGAACGGGCTGAAAATAATTGCGTTCGACATTCCGTACGACAACAAAATGGGGCTGTTCAAACGCGCCGTCGCGTTCGCAAAATTCGCCCTCAGAAGCGCGTCCCTTGTCTTCACCGAGAAATACGACCTACTCTTTGCCACAAGCACACCGATTTCGACGGCATTCCCCGGAATACTTGCAAAAATATTCAGACCGTCAAAAAAGTTCGTATTCGAAATCCGCGACCCGTGGCCCGACGTCCCGATTGCAATGGGTGTGAAAAATCCGCTGTTCATTCTTCCGATGAAAATTTTGGAGCTGGGCGCATACAATCTGGCGGACGGGCTTGTCGGACTTTCGTCGGGAATGGTCGATATTATGAAGAAGCGCACGCGGAATAAGGCAAAGCCGATAATCCTCGCGCCGAACATGTCTAATATCGGGCAGTTCGTGCCGACGTCGGACCGCGCAAAAAATCTCGACGGACTCGACGATTCCCTCTTTACGGGGATTTTCGCGGGCGCGCACGGCAAAGTAAACAACCTCGGATTTTTGCTGGACGTTGCGGCTTCGTTGAAGAAAAAAGGCAGAACCGACATCGCAATACTCCTAATCGGAGACGGCAGGGAAAAACCCGAGTTGGAGCGGCGCGCAAAAGCCGAAAATCTCGACAACGTAAAGTTCTACCCGCCGATGCCAAAAACGCGGATTGCCGAAATAACCGCAAAGTGCGACGTCGGGCTAATGGTCAATAGCGACATCCCCCTCTTCCATTACGGAAATTCTCCGAACAAGTACTTCGAATTTCTGGCGGCGGGGCTGCCAATGCTTACGAACATGAAGGGATTTGTCGAAAACGGAGTAAAAGACAACAAATGCGGGCTGTTCTCCGAACCGCACGACGCCGATGCGTTCGCCGACAACTTCGCCTTTCTTGCGGACAATCCCGAAACATGCAAAGAGATGGGAATAAACGCCAGAAAACTCGCCGAGACGGAATACTCGCGCGACATAATCACAAAACGAGTCTCCGCCCTCATCGAGCAAGTCAACCCCGCAAAGCCATGCTAA
- a CDS encoding exosortase-associated EpsI family protein, whose protein sequence is MKYFLGIITLIAGILGVFFVSVKFERNTRDFEKKPDGYLKLTIPAEIGQTKSKDLPLGSTEEVVRASERLLSVTEWLNREYTLPDGKTFQLYISYWAPNKLDVRYASLHTPDRCWVENGWTNLHDKKKHDYFLSAKNGKLFPAYYREYDFKTEFSTYHRNVWFWFIVDGKRYEYGQDALISNPISYLGHAFSDALAGSPEQFFVRIDSEYPLENFINNKDFLELLDKLGTMVLYPKNKE, encoded by the coding sequence ATGAAATATTTTTTGGGAATCATAACGCTGATTGCGGGAATACTCGGGGTATTCTTCGTGTCGGTGAAATTCGAAAGAAACACGCGCGATTTCGAGAAAAAACCCGACGGCTACCTCAAACTGACAATACCCGCGGAAATCGGACAAACGAAGTCGAAAGACCTTCCGCTCGGCAGCACGGAGGAAGTTGTAAGAGCCTCGGAACGCCTGCTCTCGGTAACGGAGTGGCTCAACCGCGAATACACGCTCCCCGACGGCAAAACATTCCAGCTCTACATTTCGTACTGGGCGCCGAACAAGCTCGACGTCCGCTACGCTTCGCTACACACACCCGACAGATGTTGGGTGGAAAACGGCTGGACAAACCTTCACGACAAAAAGAAGCACGACTACTTTCTGTCGGCAAAAAACGGCAAACTTTTCCCCGCCTACTACCGCGAATACGATTTCAAAACCGAGTTCAGCACCTACCACCGCAATGTGTGGTTTTGGTTTATCGTAGACGGCAAACGCTACGAATACGGGCAGGACGCTTTGATTTCGAATCCGATTTCCTACTTGGGGCACGCGTTCTCCGACGCGCTCGCAGGCTCGCCCGAACAGTTTTTTGTCAGAATAGACAGCGAATATCCCCTTGAAAATTTCATAAACAACAAAGACTTTCTCGAACTGCTGGACAAGCTGGGAACAATGGTTCTCTATCCAAAAAACAAGGAATAA
- a CDS encoding glycosyltransferase family 4 protein, which translates to MNILFCQKFFNPSKGGIGKVTWVLIRAFRRLGINVHVIAIKNTGYFGENVVFMPSGNFDDSSENKSFLSNFIRENSIDVLINQEGLGRYGFDLFRKVCANKCALVSVVHSQPLGAVKNFIYSKRLKFQKYKLVWLLNLLWVRPLRDIVVFLYKLKYVGHFRKLCEFSDRVVLLSELHKSDIVEYLGRCPDNVVAIPNPIDISEPALNCKKKKQVLWVGRVDSGKRLDVFIKIWERLYSEFPDWEAFVLGDGVCLPAQKEYVQNRKIPRVNFMGFQPSKKYFDESEIYCATTSFEGFGMTILEAVLAKCVPVAFRTFDSIEDLILDGKNGFLVPPYDIEKYVGTMRRLMSDSELRESLRKNMECVSNRFDSDAIAKRWFDLLSQIVKR; encoded by the coding sequence ATGAACATTTTGTTTTGCCAAAAATTTTTCAACCCATCAAAAGGCGGAATTGGAAAAGTCACTTGGGTTTTAATTCGCGCATTTAGACGATTGGGTATTAATGTTCATGTAATAGCGATAAAAAATACAGGTTATTTCGGGGAAAACGTCGTGTTTATGCCGTCGGGCAATTTCGACGATTCTTCCGAAAACAAATCATTTCTATCGAATTTCATTCGAGAAAACTCCATTGATGTTTTGATAAATCAGGAAGGTTTGGGGCGATATGGCTTTGATTTATTTCGCAAGGTATGTGCAAACAAATGCGCATTGGTGTCTGTTGTGCATTCCCAACCTTTGGGAGCTGTAAAGAATTTTATATATTCCAAACGCCTGAAATTCCAAAAATACAAGCTTGTTTGGCTTCTAAATTTGCTGTGGGTTCGCCCGCTTAGGGATATTGTTGTTTTTCTCTATAAGTTAAAATATGTCGGGCATTTTAGAAAGCTGTGTGAGTTTTCCGACAGGGTTGTGTTGTTGTCCGAGCTTCACAAGTCGGATATTGTAGAGTATTTGGGCAGATGTCCCGACAATGTGGTCGCAATTCCGAACCCAATCGATATTTCCGAGCCAGCTTTGAACTGCAAAAAAAAGAAACAGGTTTTGTGGGTAGGCCGTGTCGATTCGGGGAAGCGTCTCGACGTATTTATAAAAATTTGGGAACGTTTGTATTCGGAATTTCCGGACTGGGAGGCGTTTGTTTTGGGCGACGGAGTGTGTCTGCCCGCGCAGAAAGAGTATGTGCAAAATCGGAAAATTCCGCGCGTGAACTTTATGGGGTTTCAGCCGTCTAAAAAATATTTTGACGAATCCGAAATTTATTGCGCAACGACGTCGTTCGAGGGCTTCGGCATGACAATTCTCGAAGCGGTTTTGGCAAAGTGCGTTCCCGTTGCATTTAGGACGTTCGATTCCATTGAAGATTTGATTTTGGACGGGAAAAACGGCTTTCTTGTCCCGCCTTACGACATTGAAAAGTATGTCGGCACAATGCGCCGCCTCATGTCGGACTCCGAGTTGCGGGAATCTTTGCGCAAGAACATGGAATGCGTTTCAAACCGTTTCGACTCGGACGCCATTGCAAAAAGATGGTTCGATTTGTTGTCGCAAATCGTTAAGCGTTAG
- a CDS encoding AMP-binding protein: MNKPFLPDLQAPVSYAELLDAANRAASVRRRIQCKSLFEFSRDLLAALSRGVSVEIVDSDMSEDELAALSQAAPDAEIPLSPASFGSLGGLLDAAENSAATLTLFTSGTTGRPKSVSHTMRSISKRIRVSPKHAGDVWGFAYNPSHMAGIQVLLQALANGNPLVNLFGLSAEEVAGKIARHKITHISATPTFYRMLAGAGAEFPNVVRATFGGERVDEPLCRRVEKMFPSAKINNVYASTEAGALFACDGDAFSIPPDIADSVKISDGEILLRRDILGTSESFSFDADGFYRTGDKIEWADADKTKFRIVARANGMVNVGGYKVNPAEVEAALRGVEGIADAAVFGKKNSVLGNILCADIVAERGAEIDEPTLRKKLAESLQQFKIPRIVKFVEKLETTRTGKVKRA; the protein is encoded by the coding sequence ATGAATAAGCCGTTTCTCCCCGACCTCCAAGCCCCCGTCTCGTACGCCGAACTGCTCGACGCGGCAAACCGCGCGGCCTCTGTTCGTCGGCGCATACAGTGCAAAAGCCTTTTCGAATTTTCGCGCGATTTGCTTGCGGCGCTCTCGCGCGGGGTGTCGGTCGAAATCGTCGATTCCGACATGTCGGAGGACGAGCTTGCCGCGCTTTCGCAAGCCGCTCCCGACGCCGAAATTCCCCTTTCGCCCGCCTCGTTCGGCTCGCTCGGCGGGCTGCTTGACGCCGCGGAAAATTCGGCGGCAACGCTCACGCTTTTCACGTCGGGCACGACGGGACGCCCCAAGAGCGTCTCGCACACAATGCGCTCAATTTCAAAGCGCATACGGGTGTCGCCCAAGCACGCGGGCGACGTGTGGGGCTTTGCGTACAATCCGTCGCACATGGCGGGCATTCAGGTTCTCTTGCAGGCGCTGGCAAACGGCAATCCGCTCGTCAATTTGTTCGGGCTGTCGGCGGAGGAAGTTGCGGGGAAAATCGCCCGCCACAAAATCACGCACATCTCGGCGACGCCCACTTTTTACCGCATGCTCGCGGGAGCTGGTGCGGAATTTCCGAACGTCGTCCGCGCGACTTTCGGCGGCGAGCGCGTTGACGAGCCGCTCTGCCGCAGGGTGGAAAAAATGTTTCCGTCGGCAAAAATCAACAACGTCTACGCTTCGACCGAAGCGGGCGCGCTCTTCGCGTGCGACGGCGACGCGTTTTCGATTCCGCCCGACATCGCGGACTCCGTGAAAATTTCCGACGGCGAAATCCTCCTGCGCCGCGACATTCTCGGAACGTCGGAAAGCTTTTCTTTCGACGCCGACGGCTTCTACCGCACGGGCGACAAAATAGAATGGGCGGACGCCGATAAGACAAAATTCAGAATCGTCGCGCGGGCAAACGGCATGGTGAACGTCGGGGGCTACAAGGTCAATCCCGCGGAGGTCGAAGCCGCGCTGCGCGGTGTGGAGGGAATCGCCGACGCCGCGGTGTTCGGTAAAAAAAATTCGGTTCTCGGCAACATTCTCTGCGCCGACATCGTCGCCGAGCGCGGAGCGGAAATCGACGAGCCGACGCTGCGGAAAAAACTTGCCGAATCATTGCAACAATTCAAAATTCCGCGAATCGTAAAATTCGTCGAAAAACTTGAAACCACGCGGACTGGAAAGGTAAAACGCGCATGA
- a CDS encoding pyridoxal-phosphate dependent enzyme encodes MIKVDNISFRGLDFKIVRDDLFPEIGGGNKARKALEYESDALAKGANALITTGGIQSNHCRAIAILCARRGWRCKIVYHGTRERFESEKGNALVVRLCGSETEFVGESEISSAMDNAMLDFRSRGFSPYYVRGGGHDICGGMAYVKAVAELASSGFPAPDYIFHASGTGSTQAGIFVGLEKAGWKNTKVVGISVARNKERGTRVISEFSEKLAEHCGADFDSSKIIFTDKYTCGGYEKYPPELESFVASAAMETGILFDTTYSGKALHGMFGYIAENNLSAARILFWHTGGILNIMA; translated from the coding sequence ATGATTAAAGTCGACAACATTTCATTTCGCGGGCTCGATTTTAAGATCGTGCGCGACGACCTTTTCCCCGAAATCGGCGGCGGCAACAAGGCTCGGAAAGCTCTGGAATACGAATCGGACGCACTCGCAAAAGGCGCGAATGCGCTGATAACGACAGGCGGGATACAGTCGAACCACTGCCGCGCAATCGCGATTCTATGCGCTCGCCGAGGCTGGAGATGCAAAATCGTCTACCACGGCACGCGCGAGCGATTCGAATCCGAAAAAGGAAACGCGTTGGTTGTCCGCTTGTGCGGCTCGGAAACGGAGTTTGTCGGGGAGTCCGAAATTTCGTCGGCAATGGACAACGCAATGCTCGATTTCCGTTCCCGCGGATTTTCGCCGTATTACGTCCGCGGCGGAGGGCACGATATTTGCGGCGGCATGGCATATGTTAAGGCTGTCGCCGAATTGGCGTCGTCGGGCTTCCCCGCGCCCGACTATATCTTCCACGCATCGGGCACGGGCTCGACACAGGCGGGAATTTTCGTCGGCTTGGAGAAAGCGGGCTGGAAAAATACAAAAGTTGTCGGCATTTCCGTGGCTCGAAACAAGGAGCGCGGGACGCGCGTGATTTCGGAATTTTCGGAAAAGTTGGCGGAACATTGCGGCGCGGATTTCGATTCGTCGAAAATAATTTTTACCGACAAATACACCTGCGGCGGGTACGAAAAATATCCGCCCGAATTGGAGTCGTTTGTAGCTTCCGCCGCAATGGAAACCGGAATACTTTTCGACACCACATACTCGGGCAAAGCCCTCCACGGAATGTTCGGGTATATTGCCGAAAACAATCTTTCCGCAGCCCGAATCCTCTTCTGGCACACCGGCGGAATTTTAAACATAATGGCGTGA
- a CDS encoding acyl carrier protein — translation MKIDKLRDIIRGVLENQGIEADVPISENTSLRDDLHLDSFALAELTVKIEAQFGVDVFEDGIVYTVGEILKKLPDE, via the coding sequence ATGAAAATAGACAAGCTAAGAGACATTATACGCGGGGTTCTCGAAAATCAGGGAATCGAAGCAGACGTCCCGATTTCCGAAAACACGTCTCTGCGCGACGACCTCCACCTCGACTCGTTCGCGCTCGCCGAGCTTACAGTGAAAATCGAGGCGCAATTCGGAGTCGATGTTTTCGAAGACGGCATTGTCTACACCGTCGGGGAAATTCTCAAAAAGCTCCCCGATGAATAA